The Pseudodesulfovibrio sp. JC047 genome includes the window ATCCAGGGTCAATGTCAGTTTGATGTCCGTTTCCTTGGTGGTCCGAACCACCGTGGCCTGGCGTGTGCCCATGCCATTACTCCTTATGCAATGAATGAATCAATATCAGCAAGGACTGTATAGGAAAGCTCTCGAAAAATAAACCGGGCAGGGATATCCCTGCCCGATCATATTTGATTATGCTTTTTCAGTGGTCTCTTCAGTCTCAGCGGCAACCGCATCCAATTCGGCCTGGGCCGCAGCCTCTTGCTCGGCCTGTTTTTTCAGATGCCGTTTTTCCTTTTTGCCAAAGAAATACGCCACCCAAATGCCGACCTCATACAAAATAATCAATGGTCCGGCCATGAGGCACTGCGTGAAAGGATCTGGCGGCGTCAAGATGGCAGCCATGACAAATCCGATCAAAATCGCATATTTCCGTTTTTTACGCAGGCCGGCCGAGGAAACCATCCCCATCCTGGCAAGGAAAAAGATAAAGAGTGGCAGTTCAAAAACAAACCCAAAGGCAAAAAGCAATTTCAAACAAAAACTCAAATATTCATTCAACTTCGGCGTGAATTGAATCCCCTCGGTGGAAAATCCGGCAAAAAATTCGAAACCGAACGGGAACACCACAAAATATCCGAACAACGCCCCTGAAGTAAAGAAAAGTGCCGAAATAATGGCCATGGGGACCATCCATTTACGCTCATGGGCATACAGACCCGGGGCAATAAATCCCCAAATCTGGGCAAAAACATACGGGCTGACCAGAAACAAACCAGCCACAATGGAAATCTTGATATGTGAAAAAAAGGCTTCAGCCGGGTAGGTATACTGAAAATGTCCCTGCTGTGTGACCTGCATCAAGGACTGTTGCAAGGCATCCATAAACAACGACATCTGTTCGGTGTGTGCAAATCCCTTGTCAGCCAGGGACTGTGTCAACATCTGCCCGAAATCTCGGAAAAATTCTGGAGAAAGTACAGGATTCTGTGCGGCTTGTTCCTGAAAAACCTTAATCATCGGCTCCATCAGGATGTCGAACATCTGTTCAGCGAATCCATAACAAGCAACCATGCCGATAGCGATGGCAATAAAGGCCCGGGTCAACCGAAAACGCAGTTCGCCCAAATGATCCAACAAGGACATCTGACCGGCTTCTTCCGAGTCTTCCCCGTCCTCGTCGCTCTCTTCGTCTTCGTCGCCCTCAGTGGCATCAGCGTCATCGTCTTCGTCGCCCTCAGTGGCATCAGCGTCATCGTCAGCGTCGCCCTCAGTGGCATCAGCGTCATCGTCAGCGTCGTCAGCGTCGTCCGATGATTCGTCCGAATCAGCAGCATCAGCAAGCGTCTCTTCGGCCTGCTTCAATTCCTCATCAGTCACGACAGCGGTTTCGTCCTCTTCAAGCGAAGGATCATCATTGGGATCGACCTGAGACTCGGCTTCGTTTTCCCCGTTTCCGGGGGCCTTCACATCATCTTTTTCTGAACTCATGTCAGTCTACGCCTTTGTTTCTTTCGAGGCGTCAGGGATATTGGATTCGGCCTGTGCTTTTTCCAACTCGGCTTTGGCCGTCTCGGCTTCAGCCTTGGCGGTCTCGGCTTCAATCTTTGCCTTTTCAGCCTTACGCCGAGCCAACTCTTCGTCCACCTCACGCTTGCGTGCTTCAGATTCGGCCTTGTTGACCTCATCGTCTAACGTGGATTTGACGTCATTGCCGACACGTTTGAATTCAGCCACCCCCTTGCCCAATGAACGAAGCATCTCAGGCAATTTTTTGGGACCGACGACAACAAGTGCCACCAAGCAGATAATCAGTAACTCAGGTCCGCCTATTCCAAACATACATTTTTCCTTGATTCTGAACTCTTACGTGAACAGCGCACCCCGCCATACATCTGGCCGGCACACACCAACCCCATGTCATCTGACACAGATGACGCTGCCATCTTCGAACTTATGGAATCAACATCAATTCTTCAAATATTGTCAACATGAAATAGCCACATAAGTGGCTATTTCATGAATTCAACAGATTTATTCCCATTCAATGGTGCTCGGCGGCTTGGACGAAATGTCCAGAACCACACGATTGACACCCTTGACCTCGTTGATAATCCGATTGGACATACGCGCCAGAATATCCGACGGCACTCTGGACCAATCAGCGGTCATGGCATCGAGCGAATCCACAATACGCAAGGCGATCACGTTTTCATAGGTCCGATCATCACCCATGACACCAACGGTTTTGAGAGGCAACAACACGGCGAATCCCTGCCAGACCTTACGGTACCAATCAGAGGCGACCATCTCGTTCTGGACGATACGATCCGCCAACCGCAGGATTTCCAACCGCTCCTCAGTCACTTCACCGATGATACGAATGGACAGGCCCGGACCGGGAAATGGCTGCCGCCAAATAATGTGTTCGGGCAAACCGAGTTCATAGGCTGCACGACGGACTTCGTCCTTGAACAACTCACGAAGCGGTTCCACCAACTTGAGATTCATCTTTTCGGGCAGACCACCCACATTGTGGTGAGACTTGATGACCGCCGAAGGACCTTTGAAGGATTCGGATTCGATCACGTCCGGGTAGAGGGTCCCCTGACCCAAGAATTTTACGCCCTTGATCGCTTTGGCCTCGCGGTCAAAGACCTCAATGAACTTGTACCCAATAATTTTCCGTTTCTTTTCGGGATCTTCCACGCCCTTCAAGTCGGACAGGAATTCGTCAGCCGCATCCACCAGCTTGACGTTCAGGTCGAAATGCTCGGCCAGAAAACCGATAACTTCTTCCTTTTCGCCCATGCGGAGCAACCCGTTATCCACGAAAATGCAATGCAAATTCTTGCCGATGGCCCGATGCAGCATGACTGCGGCCACCGTGGAATCAATACCACCGGACAGACCAAGAACAACCTTGTCGTCACCGACCTGTTTTTTCAGGTCTTCAATGGTGGATTCAACAAACCCGGCCATGGACCATGAAGCTTCAAGGCCTGCGACCTTGAACAGGAAGTTCTGAATGATGGTTCCACCGTCGGTGGTATGAGCCACTTCCGGGTGGAACTGCAATGCGTAAATTTTCTTTTCCACGTTCCCCATGGCGGCGAACTCGATGGAATCGGTCTTGCCCATGGGGACAAAACCATCCGGGATGGATTCAACCCGGTCACCGTGGGACATCCAGACCGTCAGATTGTCCTTCTCTTCGACATCGTCAAAGAGCACACAATCGTTCAGTGCGGTGAACTGCGCCCGGCCATATTCACGATCCGTGGAGGCAACAACCTTTCCGCCCAATTTGTGGGACAAGAGCTGCATTCCGTAGCAAATGCCAAGCACCGGGATGCCCATCGCCATATAGTCCATATTCAAATCAGGGCATCCGCCTTCCAAAACGCTGGACGGGCCACCTGACAGAATAAGAGCTGACGGTTTGAATGCCTTGACCCGTTCAGGATCGACATTACAGGGATGAATCTCGGAGTACACCCCGGCCTCGCGGACGCGCCGCGCAATGAGCTGGGTGAACTGGCTGCCAAAATCAAGGATGAGTACTCTGTTTTCGTGCATGTATATCTCTCTAATTCACTATGCCAAAAATGAAAAGTAGAAGATGCCTTCCCTCCGGTTTCAACCTGAAACCGACACCATGGCCAGATCGTCCGGGACATTGGTGGTGGAAGGAAGACTCTGCCGCTTTATCCTGACATGGCAGGGCAAGATAAGCGGGACAAAATATCAGGGTCACACCCTGTAGGGCGGCATTATGACTGTCCGGGACGGCATCGGGATGAATCGGATGGATCGTTCGTTCCATCCCATTGCCGATTCCCGGACCTCACAAGGCGTGTTCTCCCATGCGCACCACTTGCGCGAACACGCCCCAAAAAGTGTTCATGG containing:
- the tatC gene encoding twin-arginine translocase subunit TatC; translation: MSSEKDDVKAPGNGENEAESQVDPNDDPSLEEDETAVVTDEELKQAEETLADAADSDESSDDADDADDDADATEGDADDDADATEGDEDDDADATEGDEDEESDEDGEDSEEAGQMSLLDHLGELRFRLTRAFIAIAIGMVACYGFAEQMFDILMEPMIKVFQEQAAQNPVLSPEFFRDFGQMLTQSLADKGFAHTEQMSLFMDALQQSLMQVTQQGHFQYTYPAEAFFSHIKISIVAGLFLVSPYVFAQIWGFIAPGLYAHERKWMVPMAIISALFFTSGALFGYFVVFPFGFEFFAGFSTEGIQFTPKLNEYLSFCLKLLFAFGFVFELPLFIFFLARMGMVSSAGLRKKRKYAILIGFVMAAILTPPDPFTQCLMAGPLIILYEVGIWVAYFFGKKEKRHLKKQAEQEAAAQAELDAVAAETEETTEKA
- the tatB gene encoding Sec-independent protein translocase protein TatB gives rise to the protein MFGIGGPELLIICLVALVVVGPKKLPEMLRSLGKGVAEFKRVGNDVKSTLDDEVNKAESEARKREVDEELARRKAEKAKIEAETAKAEAETAKAELEKAQAESNIPDASKETKA
- the guaA gene encoding glutamine-hydrolyzing GMP synthase, which gives rise to MHENRVLILDFGSQFTQLIARRVREAGVYSEIHPCNVDPERVKAFKPSALILSGGPSSVLEGGCPDLNMDYMAMGIPVLGICYGMQLLSHKLGGKVVASTDREYGRAQFTALNDCVLFDDVEEKDNLTVWMSHGDRVESIPDGFVPMGKTDSIEFAAMGNVEKKIYALQFHPEVAHTTDGGTIIQNFLFKVAGLEASWSMAGFVESTIEDLKKQVGDDKVVLGLSGGIDSTVAAVMLHRAIGKNLHCIFVDNGLLRMGEKEEVIGFLAEHFDLNVKLVDAADEFLSDLKGVEDPEKKRKIIGYKFIEVFDREAKAIKGVKFLGQGTLYPDVIESESFKGPSAVIKSHHNVGGLPEKMNLKLVEPLRELFKDEVRRAAYELGLPEHIIWRQPFPGPGLSIRIIGEVTEERLEILRLADRIVQNEMVASDWYRKVWQGFAVLLPLKTVGVMGDDRTYENVIALRIVDSLDAMTADWSRVPSDILARMSNRIINEVKGVNRVVLDISSKPPSTIEWE